The following coding sequences lie in one Aquabacterium olei genomic window:
- a CDS encoding alpha/beta hydrolase → MTVTTQPPAFPATVPTRDGLALHAHAWPATGPLPARGVAVLVHGLGEHLGRYAHVAARLNAQGWHVFGCDHRGHGRSPGARGALHADDDFLHDTAAVVDAARAACAGLPLLLVGHSLGGAIAARFAAALATPPEATPWARPVEALVLSSPALEIPISNVQKGLLATVGKLTPDVAVGNGLKPEWVCHNPATVAAYLADPLVHDRVTGRLTRFLLDAGDTVLARAPHWTVPTLITWGGEDRCVRPQGSEAFAAHAPRALVHAVPWPRLSHEVFNEVEQDQVLDAVMAWLGGIFGG, encoded by the coding sequence ATGACCGTGACCACCCAGCCCCCCGCCTTCCCCGCCACCGTGCCCACCCGCGACGGGCTCGCTCTGCACGCCCACGCCTGGCCAGCAACCGGCCCCCTGCCCGCCCGCGGCGTGGCCGTGCTGGTGCATGGCCTCGGCGAACACCTCGGCCGCTATGCCCACGTGGCCGCCCGGCTCAACGCCCAGGGCTGGCATGTGTTCGGCTGCGATCACCGCGGCCACGGGCGCTCCCCGGGTGCACGCGGCGCGCTGCACGCCGACGACGACTTCCTCCACGACACCGCCGCCGTGGTCGACGCCGCCCGCGCGGCCTGCGCGGGCCTGCCCCTCCTGCTGGTGGGGCACAGCCTGGGTGGCGCCATCGCGGCGCGATTCGCAGCGGCCCTCGCCACACCGCCCGAAGCCACCCCGTGGGCCCGCCCGGTCGAGGCCCTCGTGCTGTCGTCACCGGCCCTGGAGATCCCGATCAGCAACGTGCAGAAAGGCCTGCTGGCCACCGTCGGCAAACTCACGCCCGACGTGGCGGTGGGCAACGGCCTCAAGCCCGAATGGGTCTGCCACAACCCCGCCACCGTGGCCGCCTACCTGGCCGACCCGCTGGTGCACGACCGCGTCACCGGCCGGCTCACCCGCTTTCTGCTCGATGCGGGCGACACCGTGCTGGCCCGTGCGCCGCACTGGACAGTGCCCACGCTCATCACCTGGGGTGGCGAAGACCGCTGCGTGCGTCCCCAGGGCTCCGAGGCCTTTGCCGCCCACGCGCCGCGGGCGCTCGTTCACGCCGTGCCCTGGCCGCGCCTGTCGCACGAGGTGTTCAATGAAGTCGAGCAGGATCAGGTGCTCGATGCCGTCATGGCGTGGCTGGGCGGCATTTTTGGAGGATGA
- the otnI gene encoding 2-oxo-tetronate isomerase → MSSPRPAPLRFAANLSWLYTELPFLDRFAAAARDGFTGVECLFPHEHPMEEVSARLRENGLQLVLFNAEPGDWAGGERGLAGLPGREADFRRVVNEALTRAEALGCPRVHLMAGLCADAPGTRDRAWATYEANLAWAAGQAQAAGHVVTIEPINPRDMPGYLLNRQADAHALVQRIGSSHLQVQMDLYHAQIVDGDLTTHLRAALPSGRVGHLQVAAVPDRGEPDDGELNWPWVWDELQRLGWSGWIGCEYRPRQSSAHDGLGWLRALRDAGRAI, encoded by the coding sequence ATGTCTTCGCCCCGCCCCGCACCTCTGCGCTTTGCCGCCAACCTGAGCTGGCTCTACACCGAGCTGCCCTTCCTCGACCGCTTTGCCGCCGCCGCCCGCGATGGTTTCACCGGCGTGGAATGCCTGTTCCCGCATGAGCACCCGATGGAAGAAGTGAGCGCCCGCTTACGCGAAAACGGGCTCCAGCTCGTTCTCTTCAACGCCGAACCCGGCGACTGGGCGGGCGGTGAACGGGGCCTGGCGGGCCTGCCGGGGCGGGAAGCCGACTTCCGCCGGGTGGTGAACGAGGCCCTGACGCGGGCCGAAGCGCTGGGCTGCCCACGGGTGCACCTGATGGCCGGGCTGTGCGCCGACGCGCCCGGCACCCGCGACCGGGCCTGGGCCACCTACGAAGCCAACCTTGCCTGGGCCGCCGGGCAGGCGCAGGCCGCCGGCCACGTCGTCACCATCGAGCCCATCAATCCGCGCGACATGCCCGGCTACCTGCTGAACCGCCAGGCCGACGCGCACGCGCTGGTGCAACGCATCGGCTCGTCGCATCTGCAGGTGCAGATGGACCTGTACCACGCCCAGATCGTCGACGGCGACCTGACCACGCACCTGCGCGCCGCACTGCCCTCGGGCCGCGTCGGGCATCTGCAGGTGGCAGCCGTGCCCGACCGCGGCGAGCCCGACGATGGCGAACTGAACTGGCCCTGGGTGTGGGATGAACTGCAGCGCCTGGGCTGGTCCGGCTGGATCGGCTGCGAATACCGCCCGCGCCAGAGCTCGGCCCACGACGGCCTGGGATGGCTGCGGGCATTGCGCGACGCCGGCCGCGCCATCTGA
- a CDS encoding methyl-accepting chemotaxis protein gives MNFRTKIWMLPVSAAAVFMVGVAVSIFVGDRTSAVLDQLYQVDNPHMAHVMTVDRATEQLRLTLQTAAAEGEAEKLKEAEAQVGTARTALDAMARLPEKSGVAKELSGAFDAYQAAAIGATRALLTSQPPGDLVTQMQSSLQVLQKALDSRKTEARSAIDTAQASANSGVKTALWVTVGTGIIVLGVLGLMSAAIVNSVWRDLGAEPTALRDAVSRIAEGDLDLNLQRTPGDEGSLHASVVSMTHKLRDTIGVIRQATDSISTASTEIATGNQDLSMRTEQTASNLQQTASSMEQLTGTVRQSADSARQANQLASGAATAAQQGEHIVSQVVANMAEIDGASRKITDIITVIDGIAFQTNILALNAAVEAARAGEQGRGFAVVAGEVRTLAQRSAQAAKEIKTLINASSEKVESGSRLVKDAGNSMNEILTSVQRVSDIIGEISAASTEQSQGIGQVNQAVTQLDQMTQQNAALVEESAAAAESLKDQAARLAQAVSAFKLGGGAARSLGVTPVTPIPTPSAPANTADTAAHTVIAKAQAAAREPVKPLPKASPAAAPAAPKAAPARASLPHTPPAEPVAVAARPPADDDWETF, from the coding sequence ATGAACTTTCGCACCAAAATCTGGATGCTGCCGGTGAGCGCTGCCGCGGTGTTCATGGTGGGCGTCGCTGTCAGCATCTTCGTGGGAGACCGCACGTCGGCCGTCCTCGACCAGCTCTACCAGGTCGACAACCCCCACATGGCCCACGTGATGACCGTGGACCGCGCCACCGAACAACTTCGTCTGACGCTGCAGACGGCCGCTGCCGAAGGCGAGGCCGAGAAGCTCAAGGAAGCCGAGGCCCAGGTGGGCACGGCCCGCACGGCACTGGATGCCATGGCCCGGCTGCCGGAAAAATCCGGCGTGGCCAAGGAACTGAGCGGCGCCTTCGATGCCTACCAGGCAGCGGCCATCGGCGCCACCCGCGCGCTGCTGACCAGCCAGCCACCGGGCGACCTCGTCACGCAGATGCAGAGCAGCCTGCAGGTGCTGCAGAAGGCGCTCGACTCCCGCAAGACCGAAGCGCGCAGCGCCATCGACACCGCCCAGGCCAGCGCCAACAGCGGCGTGAAGACCGCGCTGTGGGTGACCGTCGGCACCGGCATCATCGTGCTGGGTGTGCTCGGCCTGATGTCGGCCGCCATCGTGAACTCGGTGTGGCGTGACCTGGGCGCCGAGCCCACCGCCCTGCGCGACGCTGTTTCCCGCATCGCGGAAGGCGACCTCGACCTGAACCTGCAACGCACGCCGGGCGACGAGGGCTCGCTGCACGCCTCGGTGGTGTCCATGACGCACAAGCTGCGCGACACCATTGGCGTGATCCGCCAGGCCACCGACTCGATCAGCACCGCCTCGACCGAGATTGCCACCGGCAACCAGGACCTGTCGATGCGCACCGAACAGACGGCGTCGAACCTGCAGCAGACGGCCAGCTCGATGGAACAGCTGACCGGCACCGTGCGCCAGAGCGCCGACTCGGCCCGCCAGGCCAACCAGCTGGCCTCCGGCGCCGCCACGGCCGCCCAGCAGGGCGAGCACATCGTCTCGCAGGTGGTGGCCAACATGGCCGAGATCGACGGCGCCAGCCGCAAGATCACCGACATCATCACCGTGATCGACGGCATCGCCTTCCAGACCAACATCCTGGCGCTGAACGCCGCCGTGGAAGCGGCGCGTGCCGGCGAGCAGGGCCGTGGCTTTGCCGTGGTGGCCGGTGAGGTCCGCACGCTGGCCCAGCGCAGCGCCCAGGCCGCCAAGGAAATCAAGACCCTGATCAACGCATCGAGCGAGAAGGTCGAATCCGGCTCGCGCCTGGTGAAGGACGCCGGCAACTCGATGAACGAGATCCTGACCAGCGTGCAACGCGTGTCGGACATCATCGGCGAGATCAGCGCGGCGTCAACCGAGCAGAGCCAGGGCATCGGCCAGGTCAACCAGGCCGTGACGCAGCTCGACCAGATGACGCAGCAGAACGCCGCGCTGGTGGAAGAATCGGCCGCCGCGGCGGAAAGCCTCAAGGACCAGGCCGCCCGCCTGGCCCAGGCCGTGTCCGCCTTCAAGCTCGGGGGCGGCGCCGCCCGCAGCCTGGGCGTGACGCCGGTGACCCCGATTCCGACACCGAGCGCGCCCGCCAACACGGCGGACACGGCGGCCCACACCGTGATCGCCAAGGCCCAGGCTGCCGCCCGCGAACCAGTCAAGCCGCTGCCCAAGGCAAGCCCGGCTGCCGCACCGGCTGCACCGAAGGCCGCCCCGGCCCGCGCCAGCCTGCCGCACACCCCGCCGGCCGAACCGGTGGCCGTGGCTGCCCGTCCGCCGGCCGACGACGACTGGGAAACCTTCTGA
- a CDS encoding MFS transporter produces the protein MSAPPSASAAPAAPAPAHRRLMFWVALLYFSEGLPLGVFYDLFPVNLRQAGVGPAEIGLLSLLGLAWTVKFLWAPLVDAWRGHRVWIAGANLGMAAVLAALAAQPEVLGQGATWPWVLLAAFTFLSATNDIATDGYTIELLRKDQFGVANGLRIGFYRVGMLAAGGLLVVAGWAGTTGQPNWSAAYLMGAALMVGNAVLLLMAPAQPPRPPRDAGASRREWATLREQPLWLVALALVLSGLLWPVLGPVAKAVGWSAVQAVSSTWWFKGAVPVGLMFAGAGLMVTAARGRNAHALADGPVFGAWVELLARPGMLAVLLFILLFKLGDAAMGFMVKPFWVDAGFTPAQIGLVSVNVGLGLSIAGGLAGGWYVDRAGIFKGLWVLGLAQALSNLGYAVAAWYVPHTEPGQAIPLAHQAAVYGASALESFTGGLGTGAFMAFLMGITSKARATTEYAILSSIFAFSRAVAGWAGGLGVEQMGYAAFFFLTFWLSFPAYGLLPAVRRMLDRADAR, from the coding sequence ATGTCTGCCCCCCCTTCCGCGTCTGCCGCCCCGGCGGCCCCCGCCCCTGCCCACCGTCGCCTGATGTTCTGGGTGGCGCTGCTGTACTTCTCGGAAGGCCTGCCTCTGGGGGTGTTCTACGACCTGTTTCCCGTCAACCTGCGGCAGGCCGGCGTGGGCCCGGCCGAGATCGGCCTGCTGAGCCTGCTGGGCCTGGCGTGGACGGTCAAGTTCCTGTGGGCCCCGCTGGTCGACGCCTGGCGCGGGCACCGGGTGTGGATTGCCGGCGCCAACCTCGGTATGGCCGCCGTGCTGGCCGCGCTGGCGGCGCAGCCCGAGGTGCTGGGGCAGGGCGCGACCTGGCCCTGGGTGCTGCTGGCGGCCTTCACCTTTCTGTCGGCCACCAACGACATCGCCACCGACGGCTACACGATCGAGTTGTTGCGCAAGGACCAGTTCGGGGTGGCCAACGGCCTGCGCATCGGTTTCTACCGCGTGGGCATGCTGGCGGCCGGCGGGCTGCTCGTGGTGGCCGGCTGGGCCGGGACGACCGGGCAGCCCAACTGGTCGGCCGCCTACCTGATGGGGGCCGCGCTGATGGTGGGCAACGCCGTGCTGCTGCTGATGGCGCCGGCCCAACCGCCGCGCCCGCCGCGCGATGCCGGGGCCTCGCGCCGCGAATGGGCCACGTTGCGCGAGCAGCCGCTGTGGCTGGTGGCGTTGGCGCTGGTCCTCTCGGGCCTGCTGTGGCCGGTGCTGGGCCCGGTCGCCAAGGCGGTGGGCTGGTCGGCCGTGCAGGCCGTCAGCAGCACCTGGTGGTTCAAGGGCGCGGTGCCGGTGGGGCTCATGTTTGCCGGTGCCGGGCTGATGGTGACCGCCGCGCGCGGCCGCAACGCCCACGCCCTGGCTGACGGCCCGGTGTTCGGCGCCTGGGTGGAGCTGCTGGCCCGGCCCGGCATGCTGGCCGTGCTGCTGTTTATCCTGCTGTTCAAGCTGGGCGATGCGGCCATGGGCTTCATGGTCAAGCCGTTCTGGGTGGATGCCGGGTTCACGCCCGCGCAGATCGGCCTGGTCAGTGTCAACGTCGGGCTGGGGCTGTCGATTGCCGGGGGGCTGGCCGGCGGCTGGTACGTCGACCGCGCGGGCATCTTCAAGGGGCTGTGGGTGCTGGGGCTGGCGCAGGCGCTGTCCAACCTCGGGTATGCCGTGGCGGCCTGGTATGTGCCGCACACCGAGCCGGGTCAGGCCATCCCGCTGGCCCACCAGGCGGCGGTGTACGGGGCCAGCGCGCTGGAGAGCTTCACCGGCGGCCTGGGCACCGGCGCCTTCATGGCGTTTCTGATGGGCATCACCAGCAAGGCCCGCGCCACGACCGAGTACGCCATCCTCTCGTCGATCTTCGCGTTCTCGCGCGCGGTGGCGGGCTGGGCCGGCGGGCTGGGCGTCGAGCAGATGGGCTACGCCGCCTTCTTCTTCCTGACCTTCTGGCTGTCCTTCCCGGCCTATGGCCTGCTGCCCGCCGTGCGGCGTATGCTGGATCGGGCCGACGCGCGTTAA